A section of the Hirschia baltica ATCC 49814 genome encodes:
- a CDS encoding ribose-phosphate pyrophosphokinase — protein MKLITCNSNRELAKDVASYLDARLTEADVQTFADNEVFVRINENVRGHDVFLIQSTSAPANDHLMELLITCDALVRASARRITAVIPYFGYARQDRKTDGRTPISAKLVANLIHKAGADRVLTVDLHAGQIQGFFDIPTDNLIAGPVFVQDIKEKYGSKDVMVVSPDVGGVVRARALADRLNCDLAIVDKRRPKAGVSEVMNIIGDVKDRACIMVDDMTDSGGTLCNAADAMLNAGAKSVSAYVTHGVLSPGAAARIDKSRLKELVCTDSIAASEEVANAKKIRRVSISHLIGEAVRRVANEESVSKLFDY, from the coding sequence ATGAAACTTATCACATGTAATTCCAACCGCGAGTTGGCAAAAGATGTAGCTTCCTATCTGGATGCTAGACTAACCGAAGCAGATGTGCAGACATTTGCGGACAACGAAGTCTTCGTTCGGATCAACGAAAATGTCCGTGGTCATGACGTATTCCTCATTCAATCAACGTCTGCACCAGCAAACGACCATTTAATGGAATTGCTCATTACGTGTGATGCACTTGTACGCGCGTCAGCTCGCAGGATTACGGCAGTCATCCCCTATTTTGGTTACGCAAGACAAGATCGCAAAACAGATGGCCGCACACCGATTTCAGCCAAACTCGTCGCCAATCTCATTCATAAAGCAGGTGCCGATCGCGTTCTAACCGTTGACCTTCACGCTGGGCAGATTCAAGGCTTTTTTGATATCCCAACCGACAACTTGATCGCGGGTCCTGTGTTTGTTCAAGACATTAAAGAAAAATATGGCTCCAAAGACGTCATGGTCGTTTCTCCAGATGTCGGAGGTGTGGTTCGCGCACGCGCCCTTGCAGACCGGCTAAACTGTGACCTAGCTATAGTGGATAAACGCCGCCCCAAAGCTGGTGTGTCTGAAGTCATGAACATCATCGGGGATGTTAAAGACCGCGCCTGTATAATGGTTGATGACATGACAGATAGTGGAGGCACTTTGTGTAATGCTGCGGATGCAATGCTGAATGCCGGCGCTAAATCTGTTTCTGCCTATGTCACCCATGGTGTTCTTTCACCCGGCGCAGCAGCAAGAATTGATAAATCCCGTCTTAAAGAGCTCGTTTGCACAGACTCTATCGCCGCTTCAGAAGAAGTTGCCAATGCGAAGAAAATACGCCGCGTATCAATTTCTCACTTGATTGGAGAAGCTGTACGCCGTGTTGCCAATGAAGAATCCGTCTCGAAACTATTTGACTACTAA
- the pgeF gene encoding peptidoglycan editing factor PgeF gives MANSTSRAPFIESPALKPFSMNWRHGFFGREGGVSTGVYKSLNTGPGSNDQGNRVKANRDRICVTLGALPGRMITLRQAHTNKAIIVDGPLSVSQAPEADAIVTATPGLVITALAADCAPILIGDPKASVIAAIHAGWKGAVTGVIEDAIKQMETLGASPTNMIAAIGPCISKDSFEVGPDFEKAFLDISPWCANLFEPGEGDRLKFDLKHYCRSRLIRAGVGKCEAIADDTVSQPDKYFSYRRSKKQGDTDYGRNASSIMLVA, from the coding sequence ATGGCCAACTCAACATCACGTGCACCTTTTATAGAATCTCCTGCTCTGAAACCATTTTCAATGAATTGGCGGCATGGCTTCTTTGGACGTGAGGGCGGCGTATCTACGGGCGTCTACAAAAGCTTGAATACAGGCCCCGGCTCCAACGATCAAGGAAATCGCGTCAAAGCCAATCGTGACCGTATTTGCGTCACGCTAGGTGCCCTTCCTGGTCGTATGATTACGCTGAGGCAGGCGCATACAAATAAAGCGATTATTGTCGATGGTCCACTTTCTGTATCTCAAGCACCAGAAGCAGATGCCATTGTAACTGCGACACCCGGGCTTGTTATTACAGCATTGGCCGCCGATTGCGCACCAATCTTAATTGGTGACCCTAAAGCAAGCGTCATCGCTGCAATCCATGCAGGATGGAAAGGCGCGGTAACGGGTGTGATAGAAGATGCTATCAAGCAAATGGAAACACTTGGCGCATCTCCAACAAACATGATTGCCGCTATAGGACCATGCATAAGCAAAGACAGTTTCGAAGTGGGCCCAGATTTTGAAAAAGCCTTTCTCGACATCTCGCCTTGGTGCGCAAATTTATTTGAACCAGGCGAAGGAGATCGCCTTAAGTTTGATCTAAAACATTATTGCCGCTCCCGCCTCATTCGTGCTGGAGTCGGGAAATGCGAGGCAATCGCTGATGACACAGTATCTCAACCCGATAAATATTTCTCCTACCGCCGTTCAAAAAAACAAGGAGACACCGACTATGGACGCAATGCATCGTCAATTATGCTCGTCGCTTAG
- a CDS encoding translocation/assembly module TamB domain-containing protein, whose protein sequence is MQNETPTHVTETEKPTPQKKRWFRIVLWIFAGLFLTVLLLRLLIASPIGRGIIEDQLEGRIIAGQQIQIDGFEGDVLGRFKIAKLSIQDTDGEWLNAQNAELKWKPLKLIGKTLYLNSIGIGSIDVSRKPLLPASPEKDDDETPSSIFIKRFVLEEADIPKVSIAQETGLPETRHSLNLSADIGSTQSYLKLATSTAGLNDDGSLIRQDEETINIDLNWSLKKLLNGHVDIKIPQNGFVSTFLPAPLEDDLTLLFSGKGDLKNWESLGNLSLGPKTIASLDGKSTASVAKFNIIADLEGFALANPATDRLGSTLNLDLDANLTSLRKAELTAHFVSRVLEISTSGPVNLRKPEMLDIWTLKADILSLTQLSQMPDLKAKSAKFDGVWQYGDTQSKLAGKLIADQFAYSGRTIQSAEINLDSQLADDTLKFKIDTATNKLRTQIAALDDALGAKLTSNIRGQLDIASQNLNLDQFELKAAQFDTSGKGNLSTEGKSSFKLNSNLKNVSHFTDALNGAIQFNTTLDRAGPSAPFKLSLKSKNSEITSSNENIQAFLDGPVNLDVAASMLASGPITFDANIDSGANMALVRGSMENEQLITKLVANIPALNLQSVQARNAVLALDLNGPLTNLTEDLSFTASSIAANGLDIADLSLTSNGQIQDGGILTDIQIEASANDRPLKGTSQISYDNGLEIKTLQANWADLNLNANASLSDQAPLNATIDLKGTLAALGLDGAIDVQGNLTGETLQLSAKATDLVFGDTLLPVTTINASGKPNAFDFDVKTNGFMTLVAPDTPVEIVIRGNATQVEESRNITFSLDGKMDEESFSSVEPVKITQSADLLSIDAKLDSLGGIINLSGSKTQTDTGLKLAIETLSLSRINALFGREGLTGSLDANADWSAQDTTGSGTYNLELKDAGREGDAIAFINASIDGEFIEERLVSVFEAHNGGDLNVDAVFSVPMQVENGIPNLNQNDVARLDIGALGKLEAAWALVGLDSVALNGFFELNAEAEAPLLELRPVGQATISDTDFEHDRYGARMSNIEALVNFDTKSIELESATATGVDGGTVSGSGKMFLSPETPSAMHIDFDNFGAIKQDGLAANFTGRLDVTRAIEGIKIAGDLNIDQAKVNIAQFGSSGVKTIDVIFLDEIDDLENQEPEVSPTSKMALDMKVTADRRVYVTGRGLNIELSADTRIKGTLKTPDVRGTANIVRGEFSLLGQPFAFSEGVVRLDGNPAEATTDMQARRTSDGVTSIINVSGSVRSPTISFSSSPDLPEDEIISRLLFGRAPTQLSAVEAAQLAVAAANMTGNGEGFSPLSSIQNAIGLDRLVVSQDADSNPQLETGKYLSENVYVELRSRASGQSDLAIEWEPVENVEVGTVFGNENGAKVSVEWKKELD, encoded by the coding sequence ATGCAAAATGAAACACCGACACACGTGACAGAAACAGAAAAGCCAACTCCACAAAAGAAGCGTTGGTTTAGAATAGTCCTATGGATTTTTGCTGGCCTTTTTCTCACCGTATTGCTGCTTCGCCTTTTGATCGCCAGCCCTATTGGACGCGGTATTATCGAAGATCAGCTTGAAGGACGGATTATAGCTGGGCAACAAATCCAGATTGACGGATTTGAAGGTGATGTTTTAGGCCGGTTCAAAATTGCTAAGCTCTCTATCCAAGATACGGATGGCGAATGGTTAAACGCCCAAAATGCTGAATTAAAATGGAAACCATTAAAGCTAATTGGTAAGACCTTATACCTCAATTCCATCGGTATCGGCTCGATAGATGTCAGCCGCAAACCTTTACTGCCAGCTTCTCCTGAAAAAGACGATGATGAAACACCGAGTTCTATCTTCATCAAACGTTTTGTTCTTGAAGAAGCAGATATTCCAAAGGTCTCAATAGCGCAAGAAACCGGCCTTCCTGAAACTCGCCACAGCCTTAACCTAAGCGCTGATATTGGAAGCACGCAAAGTTATCTTAAACTCGCGACATCCACAGCCGGCTTAAACGATGATGGCAGCTTAATTAGGCAAGACGAAGAGACCATAAACATTGATTTGAACTGGAGTTTGAAAAAACTCTTAAACGGTCATGTGGATATTAAAATTCCACAAAACGGCTTTGTTTCAACATTCCTACCTGCTCCGCTTGAAGATGATTTAACACTTCTCTTCTCAGGGAAAGGCGACCTTAAAAACTGGGAAAGCCTAGGAAATTTATCATTGGGCCCCAAAACTATTGCGAGCCTTGATGGAAAAAGCACGGCTTCTGTCGCCAAATTCAATATCATTGCTGATCTTGAAGGTTTTGCTTTAGCTAACCCGGCAACTGACCGATTAGGCTCCACGCTCAACCTCGACTTAGATGCAAATCTCACATCACTTCGTAAAGCAGAGCTGACAGCACATTTTGTATCGCGTGTACTAGAGATCAGCACATCTGGACCCGTGAATTTGCGCAAGCCAGAAATGTTAGACATTTGGACGCTTAAGGCTGACATATTATCACTTACTCAGCTTTCACAAATGCCCGACCTCAAGGCCAAATCAGCCAAGTTTGATGGTGTTTGGCAATATGGCGACACGCAATCAAAGCTGGCTGGTAAACTAATCGCTGATCAATTTGCTTATTCAGGTCGCACAATCCAATCAGCAGAAATAAACTTAGATTCCCAATTGGCTGATGACACGCTTAAATTTAAAATAGATACGGCAACCAACAAATTGCGCACGCAAATTGCGGCCCTTGATGATGCGCTGGGTGCTAAACTCACTTCTAACATTCGCGGTCAATTAGATATTGCCTCGCAAAACTTGAATCTTGATCAGTTTGAATTGAAAGCTGCACAGTTTGATACATCAGGCAAAGGTAATCTTTCAACCGAAGGAAAGTCGTCTTTCAAACTCAATTCCAACCTAAAAAATGTAAGTCATTTCACCGACGCTCTTAATGGGGCAATCCAGTTTAATACGACACTTGACCGCGCTGGCCCAAGCGCACCTTTTAAGCTATCGCTCAAATCCAAAAATTCAGAAATCACGTCTTCAAATGAAAATATTCAGGCATTTCTAGATGGGCCGGTAAACCTTGATGTCGCCGCCTCCATGCTAGCGTCTGGGCCTATCACATTTGACGCAAATATTGATTCAGGGGCAAACATGGCTTTGGTCAGGGGCTCCATGGAAAACGAGCAATTGATCACCAAACTTGTTGCGAACATCCCTGCCCTGAACCTTCAAAGCGTGCAGGCTCGCAATGCTGTTCTCGCACTTGATCTCAACGGACCATTGACCAACCTCACTGAAGACCTTTCATTTACGGCATCTTCAATCGCCGCAAATGGATTGGACATTGCGGATTTATCGCTGACTTCAAATGGTCAGATTCAAGATGGCGGCATCCTAACGGACATCCAAATAGAAGCATCTGCGAATGATCGCCCCTTAAAAGGGACATCTCAGATATCGTATGATAACGGATTAGAAATCAAAACACTGCAAGCAAATTGGGCGGATTTGAACTTAAACGCTAATGCATCTTTATCCGACCAAGCTCCCCTAAATGCAACTATTGACCTGAAAGGTACATTGGCAGCTTTGGGACTTGATGGTGCAATCGACGTTCAAGGCAATTTGACGGGCGAAACGCTGCAATTGTCGGCTAAAGCAACTGACCTTGTGTTCGGTGATACGCTTCTGCCAGTCACAACGATCAATGCTTCAGGTAAACCAAACGCTTTTGACTTTGATGTTAAAACGAATGGTTTTATGACGCTTGTCGCCCCAGATACACCGGTGGAAATAGTTATTCGCGGAAATGCAACGCAAGTTGAAGAAAGCCGCAATATTACATTTTCTCTCGACGGTAAGATGGATGAAGAAAGCTTTAGCTCAGTTGAACCAGTCAAAATCACCCAATCGGCTGATCTGCTATCTATTGATGCCAAGCTAGATAGCCTTGGCGGCATCATCAATTTATCAGGCTCAAAAACACAAACAGACACAGGCTTGAAGCTCGCAATTGAGACACTTTCATTAAGCCGCATAAACGCTCTATTTGGTCGAGAAGGTCTAACCGGCAGCCTCGATGCAAATGCTGATTGGAGCGCTCAGGATACAACAGGTAGTGGAACCTATAACCTTGAGTTAAAAGATGCCGGACGTGAAGGCGATGCCATTGCTTTTATCAATGCAAGCATTGATGGCGAATTCATAGAGGAACGTCTTGTATCTGTATTTGAAGCCCACAATGGCGGCGACCTCAACGTTGATGCTGTTTTCTCTGTTCCAATGCAAGTTGAAAACGGAATTCCTAACTTGAACCAAAATGACGTCGCAAGACTGGATATTGGTGCGCTTGGGAAATTAGAAGCAGCTTGGGCGTTGGTCGGATTAGACAGCGTCGCTTTAAACGGTTTTTTCGAATTAAATGCGGAAGCAGAAGCACCGCTATTGGAGCTGAGACCTGTCGGCCAAGCTACTATTTCCGACACAGACTTTGAACACGACCGCTATGGCGCACGCATGTCAAATATAGAAGCGCTCGTAAACTTTGATACTAAGAGTATTGAACTTGAATCTGCCACAGCAACGGGTGTTGATGGTGGAACTGTATCAGGCTCAGGTAAGATGTTCTTATCTCCTGAAACGCCTTCAGCTATGCACATAGATTTTGATAATTTTGGTGCCATAAAACAAGACGGCCTCGCCGCAAACTTTACCGGTCGCCTAGATGTCACCAGAGCAATTGAAGGCATTAAAATTGCGGGTGATCTCAATATTGATCAAGCGAAAGTCAACATCGCGCAATTTGGCTCCTCAGGTGTCAAAACCATTGATGTTATTTTCCTCGATGAAATAGACGATCTTGAAAACCAAGAACCAGAAGTGTCTCCGACATCAAAAATGGCATTGGATATGAAAGTTACCGCAGACCGCCGTGTCTACGTGACGGGCCGCGGTTTAAATATTGAATTGTCTGCTGATACGCGGATCAAAGGAACTCTCAAAACGCCTGACGTTCGAGGCACAGCCAACATTGTGCGTGGAGAATTTTCACTTTTAGGTCAGCCCTTTGCTTTCTCCGAAGGTGTTGTGCGACTTGACGGCAACCCAGCTGAAGCAACCACAGACATGCAGGCAAGACGCACATCGGACGGCGTCACATCCATTATCAATGTTTCAGGTTCGGTCCGTTCGCCCACGATAAGCTTTTCTTCTTCACCAGACCTGCCCGAAGATGAAATCATTTCCAGACTTTTATTTGGCCGTGCGCCAACCCAACTCAGTGCTGTTGAAGCCGCCCAACTTGCTGTAGCAGCAGCGAACATGACCGGAAATGGCGAAGGTTTCTCACCATTATCCAGTATTCAAAATGCTATTGGGCTTGATCGCCTTGTTGTCTCACAAGATGCTGACAGCAACCCACAACTTGAAACCGGTAAATACCTGTCGGAAAACGTCTATGTGGAATTGAGAAGTCGTGCCAGTGGCCAGTCCGATCTTGCGATTGAATGGGAACCTGTTGAGAATGTCGAAGTTGGAACTGTTTTTGGAAATGAAAACGGTGCCAAAGTTTCAGTAGAATGGAAAAAAGAGCTTGATTAA
- a CDS encoding autotransporter assembly complex protein TamA, producing the protein MKPTAIFFFASFVAFNASSNALAQNVELIGDGIEKSTKDEVALLLGEVEPTTSKFTARHQARRAAGIALDVLNSKGWLDASADIAVETGPPLKPIVRLDQGKRFTLGKIELKLSDAQIIQTDIPSFQIFTGDIARADTILNEEKRLLSQLRTSGYADASSQARQVIGDRKAATVDLTYNFTTGPKVCLGDITANNPGRTRENILHKLSPFKNGDTYSPDIIDQYKTRLSETQLYKYAKIDLSAPVETDNAEQCEVRDVLVTLEDASRRTVSAGASYATTEGFGLQAGYEMRNFSGRADTVNIDLYLSSLEQSLTTSWKQPLNGGYRHSLLVDAAIINEQTDAYDSRSISTNALYEHPWTKNIDVYAGIGLEVGQETQNDTELDFQIITGRGGARFDNTDNVLDPTQGVRLQVGAEPAYSLGDAEGQFITTTAQARGYTSFNEDKYILAGRLKVGGIAGSAVADIPSTRRFYAGGGGSVRGYEYQSIGPFDADGDPLGGRSLVEMSAEARIRFKNNLGMVAFVDAGEVGESQTPSFSNLRMGAGLGLRYYTSFGPLRLDVATPIDPRDSDERLLLYLSIGQAF; encoded by the coding sequence ATGAAGCCAACAGCCATATTCTTTTTTGCAAGTTTTGTAGCGTTCAACGCTTCATCAAACGCGCTTGCACAAAATGTTGAGCTAATCGGTGATGGAATTGAGAAGTCTACAAAAGATGAGGTCGCTCTTCTATTGGGAGAAGTTGAACCGACGACTTCCAAATTTACAGCAAGACACCAAGCGCGACGTGCAGCAGGTATTGCTTTAGATGTTCTCAACTCCAAAGGTTGGCTGGATGCCAGTGCTGATATTGCTGTTGAAACCGGACCACCTCTAAAACCCATTGTGCGCCTCGACCAAGGCAAACGCTTCACACTTGGAAAGATCGAACTCAAACTCAGCGATGCGCAAATCATCCAGACAGATATACCCAGCTTTCAAATCTTTACTGGAGATATTGCACGCGCCGATACGATACTGAATGAAGAGAAACGTCTCTTATCTCAACTGCGCACAAGCGGTTATGCTGACGCTAGCTCACAAGCGCGACAAGTGATTGGAGATCGCAAAGCAGCAACTGTTGATCTCACTTACAATTTCACGACTGGCCCGAAAGTCTGTCTTGGAGATATCACCGCAAATAATCCAGGCCGCACGCGCGAGAATATCTTGCACAAATTATCTCCGTTTAAAAATGGCGACACATATTCGCCTGATATTATTGATCAGTACAAAACCCGACTATCTGAAACGCAATTATACAAATACGCCAAAATCGACCTTTCTGCTCCTGTTGAAACAGACAATGCAGAACAATGTGAAGTCAGAGATGTTCTTGTGACATTAGAAGACGCTTCAAGACGCACAGTGTCAGCTGGTGCGAGCTATGCAACGACAGAAGGCTTTGGTTTGCAGGCTGGGTATGAAATGCGCAATTTTTCAGGTCGCGCAGATACTGTGAATATTGATCTTTACCTTAGTAGTTTGGAACAATCCCTCACCACGAGCTGGAAGCAACCCTTAAATGGTGGATATCGCCACAGCTTGCTTGTTGATGCTGCGATCATCAATGAGCAAACAGATGCTTATGATAGTAGGTCCATCTCAACAAATGCTTTGTATGAACATCCATGGACAAAAAACATTGATGTTTATGCTGGGATCGGACTGGAAGTCGGTCAAGAAACTCAAAATGACACTGAGTTAGATTTTCAAATCATTACTGGCCGTGGCGGCGCTCGTTTTGACAATACAGACAATGTATTGGACCCGACTCAGGGCGTTCGCCTCCAAGTAGGTGCAGAACCAGCTTATAGTCTTGGTGATGCAGAAGGACAATTCATCACAACAACAGCGCAAGCGCGGGGCTATACTAGCTTTAACGAAGACAAATATATTCTTGCTGGACGTTTGAAAGTGGGCGGAATCGCTGGCTCTGCTGTCGCTGATATACCTTCCACCCGTCGTTTCTATGCAGGTGGTGGTGGATCAGTGCGTGGGTATGAATACCAAAGCATTGGCCCATTCGATGCAGATGGCGACCCGTTAGGTGGGCGTAGTCTTGTTGAAATGAGCGCGGAAGCACGCATCAGATTTAAAAACAATTTAGGTATGGTTGCTTTTGTCGATGCGGGTGAAGTTGGCGAAAGTCAAACACCATCATTTTCCAACTTGCGCATGGGTGCCGGTCTAGGTCTGCGGTATTACACAAGTTTCGGTCCTCTACGCTTAGATGTGGCAACGCCCATTGATCCGCGCGACAGCGATGAACGCCTCCTATTATATCTAAGCATTGGACAAGCATTCTAA
- a CDS encoding thermonuclease family protein, whose translation MLSGCGGKAEPTDKLIAGEVGIVSRIRDGDAFTLDTGLSVRLAGIEAPRRAWNDRPADPFGEEATKLLNFEAVGRKCQLFYGGLTRDRYDRAIAHAFVEDEAGQTVWLNKKMIELGGARVRTWADNVAHVRQLYDHERDARNSNIGLWAHSEYDVFSPNALKDAPRGLALVQGKVSKISEVLEVDSRCSVGEDGLLHLTMGLTLARSTERIDLAVGQEIRVRSSIRREKNPDGKYEGEAYLAPDHWGQFEIVL comes from the coding sequence ATGTTGAGTGGTTGCGGAGGAAAAGCTGAACCAACGGATAAATTGATTGCCGGAGAGGTGGGAATTGTCAGCCGCATTCGTGATGGTGATGCATTTACGCTCGATACTGGCCTGTCTGTTAGGTTGGCCGGCATTGAAGCTCCGCGCCGCGCATGGAATGATCGCCCCGCTGATCCTTTCGGTGAAGAAGCAACAAAGCTATTAAATTTTGAGGCTGTAGGTCGCAAATGCCAGCTCTTTTATGGAGGGTTGACCAGAGACAGGTATGATAGAGCGATTGCGCATGCGTTTGTTGAAGACGAAGCAGGCCAGACGGTTTGGCTCAATAAAAAAATGATTGAATTGGGCGGCGCACGTGTGCGCACTTGGGCCGATAATGTTGCCCATGTGCGTCAGCTATATGATCATGAGAGAGATGCGCGAAATTCCAATATAGGATTGTGGGCACATTCTGAATACGACGTGTTTTCTCCAAATGCCTTAAAAGATGCGCCGCGCGGTTTAGCTCTGGTGCAAGGGAAAGTGTCAAAAATCAGCGAGGTGCTAGAGGTCGATAGCCGTTGTTCTGTCGGTGAAGATGGATTGCTGCATCTGACTATGGGGCTTACGCTTGCGCGATCAACAGAACGGATTGATTTGGCTGTTGGGCAAGAAATTCGCGTGAGGTCAAGCATTCGACGCGAGAAAAATCCAGATGGAAAATATGAGGGTGAAGCCTATCTGGCACCTGATCATTGGGGGCAATTTGAAATAGTACTTTAA
- a CDS encoding CarD family transcriptional regulator, with translation MANQAGTGSMFEVEQHIVYPAHGVGRVTAVEVQEVADMKLEVYVVAFEQDKLILRVPTAKAKSSGMRSLASTKVVGDAIKTLGGRARIKRTMWSRRAQEYEAKINSGDLISIAEVVRDLHRADDQPDQSYSERQLYESALDRMARELAVVENIEHTEAVARLSQSLAQRAA, from the coding sequence ATGGCTAACCAAGCAGGTACCGGGTCTATGTTTGAAGTAGAACAACACATTGTATATCCAGCACACGGCGTAGGCCGCGTGACCGCAGTTGAAGTCCAAGAAGTCGCAGACATGAAACTCGAAGTTTATGTTGTTGCATTTGAACAAGACAAACTCATCCTTCGCGTACCTACAGCTAAAGCAAAATCTTCAGGCATGCGCTCGCTTGCATCAACAAAAGTTGTTGGTGACGCGATCAAAACTCTTGGTGGCCGCGCTCGCATTAAACGCACAATGTGGTCTCGTCGCGCGCAAGAATACGAAGCGAAGATCAATTCTGGTGACTTGATTTCAATTGCTGAAGTTGTTCGCGATCTTCACCGTGCAGATGACCAACCAGATCAGTCTTACTCTGAGCGTCAATTGTATGAATCAGCACTAGACCGCATGGCACGTGAGCTTGCTGTTGTTGAGAACATTGAACACACAGAAGCTGTTGCTCGCTTGTCACAATCTTTGGCACAACGCGCTGCTTAA
- the fdxA gene encoding ferredoxin FdxA, which produces MTYIVIDACIKCKYTDCVEVCPVDCFYEGENMLVIDPEECIDCGVCEPECPAEAIVPDTEDDKDGKWLKLNTEYAAKWPNITVRKDPPEDADEWSQVKDKLGPHFSEKPGTGD; this is translated from the coding sequence TTGACCTATATCGTCATCGACGCATGCATAAAATGTAAATACACAGACTGCGTTGAAGTATGTCCTGTCGATTGTTTTTACGAAGGTGAAAACATGCTGGTCATAGATCCAGAAGAATGTATTGATTGTGGTGTATGTGAGCCAGAATGTCCTGCCGAAGCAATTGTTCCTGATACTGAGGACGATAAAGACGGTAAATGGCTGAAACTAAATACTGAATACGCAGCCAAATGGCCAAACATCACCGTTCGTAAAGATCCGCCTGAAGATGCAGATGAATGGTCACAGGTGAAAGATAAACTTGGTCCGCATTTCTCAGAAAAGCCTGGAACAGGTGACTAG
- a CDS encoding RNA-binding S4 domain-containing protein, with amino-acid sequence MAKQDASPDETDRMRVDLFLHRIRFFKTRALATSQITKKNVRISRNGETRRTNKPAANIFVGDIVSFYCNKEIVTLSVLNLPLRRGPAPEAQKCYTLIEDQLKERD; translated from the coding sequence TTGGCAAAACAAGACGCCTCACCCGATGAAACAGACAGGATGCGGGTAGATTTATTTCTACACCGCATCCGTTTTTTCAAAACACGCGCACTTGCTACGTCCCAGATCACAAAAAAGAATGTACGAATATCGCGCAATGGCGAAACACGCAGAACAAATAAACCTGCAGCCAATATTTTTGTGGGAGATATTGTGAGCTTTTATTGCAATAAGGAAATCGTAACACTAAGTGTGCTCAACCTACCTTTGAGACGTGGCCCCGCCCCAGAAGCGCAAAAATGTTACACATTGATAGAAGATCAGCTAAAAGAGCGTGACTAA